In Ascochyta rabiei chromosome 11, complete sequence, the following are encoded in one genomic region:
- a CDS encoding snoRNA-binding rRNA-processing protein utp10, with protein MATTLQKQLAAIAASSSHQLDLKAQRSAHGKSLLFEPKVAGSQSFEAVFLICHDGFRELCALDARFRHFASSLFSEQSKEEDRVHLTEAEDRKLGAVLDAFLTLVGPRLLLKPAQKAVEWLVRRFRVHEHNTETLVFTYLPYHQTPHFTALLSILPAQPRHALRFLFPYIQAKTNPPRQTIVYTAINTPDFFNAFQAHMVRVLEAGHESPALLHFWATVTYQAIHGIFHARSSGRRELQAQRTEDVLLTVVPVLNSSMRLANGPEVVVACYLIVHALVTNARLGDKVLDSLMDAMLRAHDADSLGQCLLVLAAVAEQRSSAQLPTPVSSRLLRIPQLSAALAAASAQCSVARLALGCALGAWSGAARSDEKRAIFTDIVQSNLLAPPQTHVVLSALLRTVRDCAPGSEEHGQLLELAARLAQDKALASQLQVAAKEHDVDLDSLGLSIDQTMERVQAVSFDSEDDEMLDADADADAHAASGASTPSVPAFETSTFLAPTTSTEYSAVAAAFEQAVSSRQAARFLASPELQQKDVDKSSVYLGFLARAWSTSRSAPARVAALRAAASAIKRAPATADFQNILPYLVHALCDSSSLVRRSAAACVAALSNRSVSKAPKTWGSDLYGKAPGTISALKPDEVATLLTSVLAPVLEECVMDSKFVVPGLRDVLEGSQAAKSKQTIKAPVRTSVLHFLSSHAAATPLLKVRINVLPLFNFLGKNSAAVRSDAVIPLIKHWCALPAADVATKCTDEQVQVEDADRAHLNALVAKEAKSAQVLGDIISGSLGKERVALVAAAFDHINTLWPSIKSESKLALAQAMLDLSLKESTEPFDQLCRERALETLRSVKLDSVALITFLDSVPCALQMPEGPPTKKRRRTSRNEMARVDVSSTDELQRLLRRLALVLELIEGSNPGQHPALFRNLFNVFGDLQPLKQQSGSELVYLQSMILGALTPIVNTLKEHPEAAEYQSAVRADLLIDAIRHSTSPQVQNSALLLISSLATWVPDLILHNLMPIFTFIGSTLLRQHDDYSAQVVDKTISRVVPQLAASLRSKHKNFLTGVSDLLLSFTAAFEHIPLHRRLKLFSELARTLGPEDSLSAILALLADRYHNSKIQRRFSTELLLVFDPIHTFDAINGYLDLVADAAGPKPKVSDTLFGLNEKKPAEVEAAIQNLLVCLADLAADDRLRAHVTRAFRRKSDNGKPRDIFASIVETTIKLSKQVAQSPKLYECCSRVLARALDLLPTTELVKSAELLLAKTDAQVLVAAIKSVQVRAASVVQNDRHSVHALVSFLPSVENVLQQSKSLDAKIISVSCIDSIVERFGKKDAAAVASVAQTIAGPHSLSHGDDRIRVLSLLCLTSIVDVLEDEAIALLPCILPVAFDYLSKAIEEENVGLHNAVYTLVSDIIERLGYVFSREYLDAALRLSHRSAAAGLEDACDESRRAFYQSVSEHLGAQEVFAAIQSTWTHALSHGFDASLQHLELLRSTVDSQTKAKLIKASSTLFTLILSSFPLRTAIGSQKDAEYDDEEMEQLENTLVESVVAMVLKLNDATFRPFFVQLVDQEGPVTSKPERAITFYRFLASFFDKFKSIVTTYSAYVLDHVAKLLDQLVHEDASSELRGVVLAALQKTFQHDQDGFWQSPSHYGVIMKPLLKLLTITAAEDITTDVIPAITELAAASASSLDNHREMNAVLLKYMRDEEAHTRLATVLCEQSLTKRLGEEWLGLLPEMLPFISELREDDDEMVERETQRWISSVEHILGEDLEAMLQ; from the exons ATGGCGACGACGCTCCAGAAGCAGCTCGCGGCCATCGCCGCCTCGAGCAGCCACCAGCTCGACCTCAAGGCGCAGCGGTCGGCGCACGGCAAGTCGCTGCTGTTCGAGCCCAAGGTCGCCGGGTCGCAGTCGTTCGAGGCCGTGTTCCTCATCTGCCACGACGGGTTCCGCGAGCTGTGCGCGCTCGACGCCCGCTTCCGCCACTTCGCCAGCAGCCTCTTCAGCGAGCAGAGCAAGGAAGAGGACCGCGTGCACCTGACCGAGGCCGAGGACAGGAAGCTCGGCGCGGTGCTGGATGCCTTTCTCACCCTCGTCGGCCCGCGCCTGCTGCTGAAGCCGGCGCAAAAGGCGGTCGAGTGGCTCGTCCGCCGATTCAG AGTCCACGAGCACAACACAGAGACCCTCGTCTTCACTTACCTCCCCTACCACCAGACCCCGCACTTCACCGCCCTCCTCTCCATCCTGCCCGCCCAGCCGCGCCACGCCCTGCGCTTCCTCTTCCCCTACATCCAGGCCAAGACGAACCCGCCGCGGCAGACGATTGTCTACACCGCCATCAACACGCCCGACTTCTTCAACGCCTTCCAGGCCCACATGGTCCGCGTCCTCGAAGCCGGCCACGAGTCGCCCGCCCTGCTCCACTTCTGGGCCACCGTCACCTACCAGGCCATCCACGGCATCTTTCACGCCCGCTCCTCCGGCAGGAGAGAGCTCCAGGCACAGAGGACCGAAGACGTGCTGCTCACCGTCGTCCCCGTGCTCAACAGCTCCATGCGCCTGGCCAACGGGCCCGAGGTCGTCGTCGCCTGCTATCTGATCGTGCACGCCCTCGTCACCAACGCCCGGCTGGGGGACAAGGTGCTCGACTCTCTGATGGACGCCATGCTGCGCGCCCACGACGCCGACTCGCTGGGCCAGTGCCTGCTGGTCTTGGCCGCCGTCGCCGAGCAGCGATCGAGCGCACAGCTGCCGACCCCTGTGAGCAGCCGCCTCTTGAGGATACCGCAGCTGTCCGCCGCCCTCGCAGCCGCCTCGGCCCAGTGCTCCGTCGCGCGTCTGGCCCTGGGCTGTGCTTTGGGCGCCTGGAGTGGCGCCGCTCGCTCCGACGAGAAGCGCGCCATCTTCACAGACATTGTCCAGTCCAACCTCCTCGCACCGCCACAGACACACGTCGTCTTGTCCGCTCTGCTCCGGACCGTACGAGACTGCGCGCCTGGCTCGGAAGAACACGGCCAGCTTCTCGAGCTCGCTGCGAGGCTCGCCCAGGACAAAGCGCTCGCCAGCCAGCTGCAGGTCGCCGCCAAGGAGCACGACGTCGACCTAGACTCACTTGGCCTCTCCATCGACCAGACCATGGAACGTGTCCAGGCAGTCTCTTTCGACTCGGAAGACGACGAGATGctcgacgccgacgccgacgccgacgcccACGCAGCTAGCGGTGCATCGACCCCATCCGTCCCGGCCTTTGAGACGAGCACTTTTCTGGCTCCCACGACTTCAACCGAGTACAGCGCTGTCGCAGCTGCCTTCGAGCAGGCCGTCTCTTCCCGCCAGGCCGCCCGCTTCCTGGCCTCTCCCGAGCTCCAGCAAAAGGACGTGGACAAATCGAGCGTCTACCTTGGTTTCTTGGCCCGCGCGTGGTCCACCTCCCGATCGGCCCCTGCTCGAGTCGCTGCCCTCCGAGCGGCTGCATCCGCCATCAAGCGCGCCCCAGCCACTGCCGACTTCCAAAACATCCTCCCCTACCTTGTGCACGCGCTTTGCGATTCGTCCTCTCTTGTCCGCCGCTCTGCCGCAGCCTGCGTCGCTGCGCTGTCGAACCGCTCCGTCTCGAAAGCACCCAAAACCTGGGGCTCCGACTTGTACGGCAAAGCCCCTGGCACCATCTCTGCGCTGAAGCCTGATGAAGTCGCGACCCTGCTCACATCTGTCCTCGCTCCCGTGCTCGAAGAGTGCGTCATGGATTCGAAATTCGTCGTCCCAGGACTAAGAGACGTGCTGGAAGGTTCGCAGGCAGCAAAGTCGAAGCAGACCATCAAGGCCCCAGTCCGAACCTCGGTCCTCCACTTCCTCAGCAGCCACGCAGCAGCCACTCCCCTTCTGAAGGTCAGGATCAACGTGCTGCCCCTCTTCAACTTCCTCGGCAAGAACTCGGCCGCCGTTCGCAGCGACGCTGTCATTCCTCTGATCAAACATTGGTGTGCACTGCCTGCAGCAGACGTGGCCACCAAGTGCACAGACGAGCAGGTCCAGGTCGAAGATGCAGATCGAGCACATCTCAACGCGCTCGTGGCAAAGGAAGCGAAGAGCGCGCAAGTCCTCGGCGACATCATCTCAGGATCCCTCGGCAAGGAGCGCGTTGCCCTGGTCGCTGCAGCTTTCGACCACATCAACACCTTGTGGCCCTCGATCAAGTCCGAGTCGAAATTGGCACTGGCTCAAGCCATGCTGGACTTGTCACTCAAGGAGAGCACCGAGCCCTTTGACCAGCTGTGTCGAGAGCGTGCTCTTGAAACCCTGCGCAGCGTCAAGCTTGACTCTGTCGCCCTCATCACATTCCTTGACAGTGTTCCTTGTGCGCTCCAGATGCCCGAAGGTCCACCCACGAAGAAGAGAAGACGGACTAGCCGCAACGAGATGGCGCGAGTGGACGTCTCCTCTACAGATGAGCTGCAACGTCTGCTGCGACGACTCGCCCTGGTGCTGGAACTCATCGAAGGATCGAACCCTGGCCAGCACCCGGCCCTGTTCAGGAACCTCTTCAACGTCTTTGGCGACCTGCAGCCACTCAAGCAACAGTCTGGATCCGAGCTCGTTTACTTGCAGAGCATGATCCTGGGCGCGCTGACACCCATCGTCAACACCCTGAAGGAGCACCCAGAGGCAGCTGAATACCAATCCGCCGTTCGCGCCGACTTGCTCATCGACGCCATCCGTCACTCCACCAGCCCGCAGGTGCAGAACAGCGCGCTCTTGCTCATCTCCAGCTTGGCAACATGGGTCCCTGACCTGATCCTGCACAACCTGATGCCCATCTTCACCTTCATCGGCTCAACGCTGCTCCGCCAGCACGATGATTACTCGGCTCAAGTCGTCGACAAGACCATCTCGCGAGTCGTGCCGCAGCTGGCTGCATCGCTGCGCTCCAAGCACAAGAACTTCTTGACCGGAGTCTCAGATCTGCTGCTGAGCTTCACGGCAGCGTTCGAGCACATCCCGCTGCACCGCAGACTCAAGCTCTTCTCCGAGCTCGCCCGCACGCTCGGGCCCGAGGACTCGCTGTCTGCGATCCTGGCCCTTCTAGCCGACCGATACCACAACAGCAAGATCCAGCGCAGATTCTCGACCGAGCTGCTGCTCGTCTTCGACCCCATCCACACCTTCGATGCCATCAACGGCTACCTGGACCTCGTGGCTGATGCTGCGGGGCCGAAGCCCAAGGTGTCTGACACGCTGTTTGGTCTGAACGAGAAGAAGCCTGCGGAAGTCGAGGCTGCTATCCAGAACCTCTTGGTGTGCCTTGCGGACCTCGCAGCTGACGACAGACTTCGCGCACATGTCACTAGAGCGTTCCGACGCAAGTCTGACAACGGCAAGCCCCGTGATATCTTCGCCAGCATCGTTGAAACCACCATCAAGCTCTCCAAGCAGGTCGCCCAGTCGCCCAAGCTGTACGAATGCTGCAGTCGCGTCCTCGCCCGAGCCCTGGATCTCCTGCCCACCACCGAGCTCGTCAAGTCGGCCGAGCTACTCCTCGCAAAGACCGATGCTCAGGTACTGGTCGCCGCTATCAAGTCAGTGCAGGTGCGAGCCGCTTCCGTTGTGCAGAACGACCGCCATTCCGTTCACGCATTGGTCTCGTTCTTGCCTAGCGTCGAAAACGTCCTGCAGCAGTCCAAGTCGTTGGACGCCAAGATCATCTCCGTCAGCTGTATCGACAGCATAGTCGAGCGATTCGGCAAGAAAGATGCCGCTGCCGTCGCTTCGGTGGCGCAGACCATTGCCGGCCCCCACTCGCTATCACACGGCGACGACAGGATCCGTGTTCTATCCCTGCTGTGCCTGACCTCGATCGTTGACGTGCTTGAGGACGAGGCCATCGCGCTTCTGCCATGTATTCTGCCCGTCGCATTCGACTACCTATCCAAGGCCATCGAGGAGGAGAATGTCGGGTTGCACAATGCAGTCTACACTCTTGTTTCCGACATCATCGAGCGATTGGGATACGTGTTCTCGCGCGAGTACCTCGACGCAGCGCTGCGGCTATCCCACCGATCTGCCGCTGCTGGTCTCGAGGATGCCTGCGACGAGAGCCGCCGCGCATTCTACCAGAGCGTGTCCGAGCACCTCGGCGCGCAGGAGGTGTTCGCCGCCATCCAATCTACCTGGACACATGCCCTCTCTCACGGCTTTGATGCATCGCTCCAACACCTCGAGCTGCTTCGCTCCACCGTCGACAGCCAGACCAAGGCCAAGCTCATCAAGGCCAGCTCCACCCTGTTCACCCTGATTCTGTCGAGCTTCCCTCTGCGAACAGCGATAGGCTCGCAGAAGGATGCAGAatacgacgacgaggagatgGAGCAGCTCGAGAACACACTCGTCGAGTCGGTAGTCGCAATGGTGCTGAAGCTCAATGACGCTACCTTTCGACCTTTCTTCGTGCAGCTGGTCGATCAGGAGGGACCTGTAACCTCCAAGCCCGAGCGCGCCATTACCTTTTACAGATTCCTCGCCTCCTTCTTCGATAAATTCAAG TCCATCGTAACCACATACTCCGCCTACGTTCTGGACCACGTGGCGAAGCTGCTCGACCAGCTTGTCCACGAAGATGCAAGCTCAGAGCTCCGCGGCGTCGTCCTCGCAGCGCTACAGAAGACGTTCCAGCACGACCAGGACGGCTTCTGGCAATCTCCCTCACACTACGGCGTCATCATGAAGCCACTACTGAAGCTCCTGACCATCACAGCGGCAGAGGACATCACAACCGACGTGATCCCCGCCATCACCGAGTTGGCAGCCGCATCCGCGTCCTCGCTCGACAACCACCGCGAGATGAACGCCGTGCTGCTCAAGTACATGCGCGACGAAGAAGCCCACACGCGTCTCGCGACGGTACTCTGCGAACAGAGCCTCACCAAGCGTCTGGGCGAAGAGTGGCTGGGCCTGCTGCCAGAGATGCTGCCCTTCATCAGCGAGCTCCgggaagacgacgacgagatgGTGGAGCGCGAGACGCAGCGGTGGATCTCCTCTGTCGAGCACATCCTAGGCGAGGACCTCGAAGCCATGCTGCAGTAA